The region GACATCGGCGAAGGTTCCGGGGCCGTCCAGCGTAGCCGCGAAGACACACTTATCGATGCCCGAGGCGCTAAGCGCACGCAAATCTATAGCGAACTCCCCGCTGTATTTATCAATAGAATTGAATACGACCGTGTGCTTGGGGTCAGCCGGCTGATTATAAAAGATAAAGAAATCATCGGATGGTACCTTCCCGTTCTCGCCCACCATGAAGCAGCTGATATCCAGAATAGCCGGAGAACTGCTGCAGGATATCTTCACGGTTGCCTGGGTGGAAGCCTCGTCCAGCTTCGCATTGGAGCCGCTTACCAGCTTAATTATATTAGGATTCATGAATGCACTCTCCTACTCTCTCATATGTAAGTCCACGATGTTCGGGATTCCCGCTTCTGCAAAAAGGAGCAGACCATTCCCTGCTAAGGATATGTCTGCTCCTGGGTGATCAAAGACTATGACTCTCCATACAGCCGTTATCTCAGGCTATCTGCGGAGTGCTCTGCTTATAACGATTCGATGGCTGCAGCCAGAAAAGTCTTATTCTTCAGACTTCTCAGCTTCGGCTGCTTCCTCGGCTGGTGCGGCAGCAGCTTCATCAGCCGGCTCTTCCATCACGAGCGGAGGCGAGATCCGTACAATCAGCGTATCTTCAGGGGTAAGAATCTCCCAGCCTTCATGCTTCGGCAGGTCGGATACCAGCAATTGATCACCGATCTCCAGGCCGCTGATATCTACATCAAAGGTAGCTTCCAGCTTATCCGGCAGAGTGCGGATGTCCAGCTCGTACAGCTCAATCTGCTGCACGCCGCCGCTCTTGACGCCGGCAGGGTCGCCGGTGAAGTTGAAGGCCACCTTGGTATCCAGTTCCGCCTTCATATCAATCTGCTGCAAATCTACATGAAGCAATGTACGGGATAACGGCTGGCGCTGCACTTCCTGAATAACCGCATTCTTCGAGCCGGAGCCCGGGAATTCCACCTTCAGGATGGCACGCGGGTTTTTGCCGAGAATATCATTAAGGGTTTTGGCATCTGCTGAGAAGGACTGGGTATCTGAACCTGCACCGTATACTACAACCGGTACAAAACCTTTACTGCGCTGGGAAGAATTCGATCCGGATCTTTCAGTCAAGCGTACTGTGGTATTCATG is a window of Paenibacillus sp. FSL H3-0469 DNA encoding:
- a CDS encoding 50S ribosomal protein L25 is translated as MNTTVRLTERSGSNSSQRSKGFVPVVVYGAGSDTQSFSADAKTLNDILGKNPRAILKVEFPGSGSKNAVIQEVQRQPLSRTLLHVDLQQIDMKAELDTKVAFNFTGDPAGVKSGGVQQIELYELDIRTLPDKLEATFDVDISGLEIGDQLLVSDLPKHEGWEILTPEDTLIVRISPPLVMEEPADEAAAAPAEEAAEAEKSEE